A single genomic interval of Tsukamurella paurometabola harbors:
- a CDS encoding NADH-quinone oxidoreductase subunit M has translation MSGPWLTLLWAAPAVGGVAAAAAPRAARWIGLAASLVALVIGVALAFAFDTAGGFQFVESHSWIPSFGAGYRLGLDGTGLVLVLLTTALLPVLLLAAWRETSPQSERAGTYVALTLAVEAMVLVSFVATDVLLFYLVFEAMLIPLYFLLAGFGGTGSEPGVRIRAAVKFLLYNLAGGLVMLAAMVGLYAASGTFDLRALLDGARPGPGIAQDLMFLGFLFAFAVKAPLWPLHTWLPGAAVQTNPPTAVLMMAIVDKVGTFAMLRYCLTLFPDAAARIAPWVAALAVIGIVYGAILAIGQSDVMSLIAYTSISHFGFIILGVFARTGDSQAGSVLYMVNHGVATAALFLTAGVLVARRGSRRVADFGGVWSRAPKLGAIFLIAGLATLSLPGLGPFVSELLVVVGTYPRWALAAVVSVLALVLSAMYVLWTYQRMFTGPAPEAVERTFGAGSAASGPDASGDARPRELLVLVPLVVALFLLGFFPGPALDAINPSVSPTVAEVAR, from the coding sequence ATGAGCGGGCCGTGGCTGACGCTGCTGTGGGCGGCGCCCGCGGTCGGCGGCGTCGCCGCCGCTGCGGCGCCTCGCGCGGCGCGGTGGATCGGGCTGGCGGCGTCACTCGTCGCGCTGGTGATCGGCGTCGCGCTGGCGTTCGCGTTCGACACCGCCGGCGGCTTCCAGTTCGTCGAATCACACTCGTGGATACCGTCGTTCGGCGCCGGCTACCGCCTGGGGCTCGACGGGACCGGTCTGGTCCTGGTACTGCTGACCACCGCGCTGCTGCCCGTCCTCCTGCTCGCCGCGTGGCGCGAGACCTCCCCGCAGAGCGAGCGGGCCGGCACCTATGTCGCGCTCACGCTGGCGGTCGAGGCGATGGTGCTGGTCAGCTTCGTCGCCACCGACGTGCTGCTGTTCTACCTCGTCTTCGAGGCGATGCTGATCCCGCTGTACTTCCTGCTCGCCGGATTCGGCGGCACCGGAAGCGAACCCGGCGTCCGCATCCGTGCCGCGGTGAAGTTCCTGCTCTACAACCTGGCGGGCGGGCTCGTCATGCTCGCGGCGATGGTCGGGCTGTACGCCGCGTCCGGCACCTTCGACCTGCGGGCCCTGCTCGACGGTGCGCGGCCCGGCCCCGGGATCGCGCAGGACCTGATGTTCCTGGGCTTCCTCTTCGCCTTCGCGGTGAAGGCGCCACTGTGGCCGCTGCACACCTGGCTGCCCGGCGCGGCGGTGCAGACGAATCCGCCGACCGCCGTGCTGATGATGGCGATCGTCGACAAGGTGGGCACCTTCGCCATGCTGCGCTACTGCCTCACCCTGTTCCCCGACGCCGCCGCCCGAATCGCTCCGTGGGTGGCGGCGCTGGCGGTGATCGGGATCGTCTACGGCGCGATCCTCGCGATCGGGCAGTCCGACGTGATGTCGCTCATCGCGTACACGTCCATCAGCCACTTCGGCTTCATCATCCTCGGCGTGTTCGCGCGCACCGGCGACTCGCAGGCCGGCTCGGTGCTCTACATGGTGAACCACGGCGTGGCGACGGCCGCGCTGTTCCTCACCGCCGGGGTGCTGGTGGCGCGTCGCGGGAGCCGCAGGGTCGCCGACTTCGGCGGCGTCTGGTCCCGCGCGCCGAAGCTGGGCGCGATCTTCCTCATCGCCGGCCTCGCCACGCTCTCCCTGCCCGGCCTCGGCCCGTTCGTGTCCGAGCTGCTGGTCGTGGTCGGCACCTACCCGCGGTGGGCGCTCGCCGCGGTCGTCTCCGTCCTCGCACTGGTGCTGTCGGCGATGTACGTGCTGTGGACCTACCAGCGCATGTTCACCGGCCCCGCGCCGGAAGCCGTGGAGCGCACCTTCGGTGCCGGGAGCGCGGCGAGCGGGCCGGATGCTTCCGGCGATGCCCGGCCGCGCGAACTGCTCGTGCTGGTCCCGCTGGTCGTCGCGCTGTTCCTGCTGGGCTTCTTCCCCGGCCCCGCGCTGGACGCGATCAACCCGTCGGTCTCACCCACGGTCGCGGAGGTCGCCCGATGA
- the nuoN gene encoding NADH-quinone oxidoreductase subunit NuoN — MNPQPLGPLAALPAPSIEYSQIAPAIIVFTAAIIGVLVESFAPAGVRARVHAVLGGGAVGVALLAVALLADAGARPRAVLAGSVADDGLSLALQGLLLVSTLPALALMVARYDSLTHTEAVPLTLFALGGMLAFVSAQDWLTVFVALEVFSLPLYLLCALAKRRGLLPLEAALKYFLLGAFSSAILLFGVALRFAATGSTAITAVPQDATFGTLGAALIGVGLLFKVGAVPFHSWVPDVYQGAPTPVTAFMAAATKIAAFGVIVRLTLVAFRDVPWRPVIAAVAVVTVVVGSVIAVTQSDVKRLLAYSAIAHTGFLLIGVFAGTVRGTGAVCFYLGVYGISTVGAFAVAAAVRETRPDGTTAEVAELDRWAGLGRSRPLLAGAMALFLLSFAGIPLTAGFVGKFAVFAAAAQRGGGWLVVVGVLASALAAVFYIRVLMTMYFAPAHEFAPDVPRVDPLTGFAIVLGVAAVVALGILPQPLLDLFADLTVFTGR, encoded by the coding sequence ATGAACCCGCAACCACTCGGCCCGCTCGCTGCGCTCCCGGCGCCGTCGATCGAGTACTCGCAGATCGCCCCGGCCATCATCGTCTTCACGGCGGCGATCATCGGCGTGCTCGTCGAGTCCTTCGCGCCCGCCGGCGTCCGCGCGCGGGTGCACGCGGTGCTCGGCGGTGGCGCCGTCGGGGTGGCGCTGCTCGCGGTGGCGCTGCTCGCGGACGCCGGAGCGCGCCCGCGGGCCGTCCTCGCCGGGTCGGTCGCCGACGACGGGCTCTCCCTCGCGCTGCAGGGTCTGCTGCTGGTGTCCACGCTGCCCGCGCTGGCGCTCATGGTGGCGCGGTACGACTCTCTGACGCACACCGAGGCGGTGCCACTGACGCTGTTCGCGCTCGGCGGCATGCTTGCCTTCGTCTCCGCGCAAGACTGGCTGACGGTGTTCGTCGCACTCGAGGTGTTCTCGCTGCCGCTGTACCTCCTGTGCGCGCTCGCGAAACGGCGCGGCCTGCTGCCGCTCGAGGCGGCGCTGAAGTACTTCCTGCTGGGGGCGTTCAGCTCGGCGATCCTGCTGTTCGGCGTCGCCCTCCGGTTCGCCGCGACGGGATCGACGGCGATCACGGCGGTGCCGCAGGACGCGACGTTCGGCACGCTCGGCGCGGCACTGATCGGTGTGGGGCTGCTGTTCAAAGTCGGTGCGGTGCCCTTCCATTCGTGGGTCCCCGACGTCTATCAAGGCGCACCGACCCCGGTCACCGCGTTCATGGCGGCGGCCACCAAGATCGCCGCGTTCGGCGTGATCGTGCGGCTCACCCTGGTCGCGTTCCGGGACGTGCCCTGGCGGCCGGTGATCGCCGCGGTCGCCGTGGTCACCGTCGTCGTGGGGTCGGTCATCGCGGTGACCCAGTCGGACGTCAAGCGCCTGCTCGCCTACTCCGCGATCGCGCACACGGGCTTCCTGCTCATCGGCGTCTTCGCCGGGACCGTCCGGGGGACGGGCGCGGTCTGCTTCTACCTCGGGGTCTACGGGATCAGCACCGTCGGCGCCTTCGCCGTCGCCGCCGCCGTCCGGGAGACGCGGCCCGACGGGACGACCGCGGAGGTGGCGGAGCTGGATCGGTGGGCGGGGCTCGGGCGGTCGCGCCCGTTGCTCGCGGGGGCCATGGCGTTGTTCCTGCTGTCGTTCGCCGGCATACCGCTGACCGCCGGGTTCGTCGGCAAGTTCGCGGTCTTCGCGGCGGCGGCGCAGCGGGGCGGTGGGTGGCTCGTGGTCGTCGGCGTGCTGGCGAGCGCGCTGGCCGCGGTCTTCTACATCCGCGTGCTGATGACCATGTACTTCGCTCCGGCCCACGAGTTCGCGCCGGACGTGCCGCGGGTGGACCCGCTCACCGGCTTCGCGATCGTCCTGGGCGTGGCGGCGGTGGTCGCGCTCGGGATCCTCCCCCAGCCGTTGTTGGACCTGTTCGCCGATCTCACGGTGTTCACGGGCCGATAA